The genomic interval CGCCTTTGTTTAAAACTATTATTTTGTCCATGTCTTTTATAGTGCTCAAACGGTGGGCAATAACTATTGACGTTCTTTCCTTCATCAGTTCAGACATCGCAAGTCTGATAAAGTTTTCGGACTCCGCATCCAGCTGGGAAGTCGCTTCGTCGAGGATCAGAATCTTCGCGTTTTTCAAGATTGCCCTTGCGATGGAAATTCTCTGCTTTTCGCCTCCGGACAGAGTTGAACCTCTCTCGCCTATTATGGTGTCGTATTCTTTCTCCAGTTTTGTAATGAAAGCATCCGCGTTCGCTTTTTCCGCGGCTTCGACGACCTTATCGTCTGTAGCAGACGGAGAGCCGAACCTTA from candidate division WOR-3 bacterium carries:
- a CDS encoding ATP-binding cassette domain-containing protein codes for the protein VEKGERAAIVGPSGAGKTTIANLIMRFYDPDDGKISLDGHDIKNIKLKSLRNSIALVSQDIFLFRDTVMENIRFGSPSATDDKVVEAAEKANADAFITKLEKEYDTIIGERGSTLSGGEKQRISIARAILKNAKILILDEATSQLDAESENFIRLAMSELMKERTSIVIAHRLSTIKDMDKIIVLNKGEILMTAKHEELFEKCELYKSLYESFSNFSA